One window of the Anolis sagrei isolate rAnoSag1 chromosome 5, rAnoSag1.mat, whole genome shotgun sequence genome contains the following:
- the STBD1 gene encoding starch-binding domain-containing protein 1, with amino-acid sequence MALGKEEEGATAGESGEGASLVGFWPAWVVALVAALLAWLWYGRGAEKKKEKQQKKEKEEEKKEANASPLHGKAAKQEPDQRNYETKQTGVSSSQVPVENQLSSSDHCAPNNSPETEPLVKESTIPLMNYKEFLRAATPSEPALKQESEKHGGGPSSEKCEERCKEQLQHSADHEEWEMVPEHSGCGSATRKSSVDDASSKDTDPSKRVAAVSPMPQTVHVTFRVHYVTHSETQLLAVTGDHECLGQWQHYVPLRCDKDWFWSDSVVLPVDTRIEWKFIVVENGKVRRWEECDNRTLTTEHVDRVAHQWWGYH; translated from the exons ATGGCcctgggaaaggaggaggagggcgccacGGCAGGTGAAAGCGGCGAAGGCGCGTCCCTTGTGGGCTTCTGGCCGGCCTGGGTGGTGGCTCTAGTGGCGGCCCTCTTGGCCTGGCTCTGGTACGGCCGAGGCGccgagaagaagaaggagaagcagcagaagaaggagaaggaggaggagaagaaggaagccaACGCGTCTCCTCTCCACGGAAAGGCGGCAAAACAAG AACCAGACCAGAGAAACTATGAAACAAAGCAAACAGGCGTTTCCAGTTCACAAGTCCCAGTGGAAAACCAGCTGTCTTCTTCGGATCATTGTGCCCCTAACAACTCTCCAGAAACAGAGCCATTGGTTAAGGAGTCCACAATCCCCTTAATGAACTACAAGGAATTTTTGAGAGCTGCAACACCATCCGAACCAGCGCTAAAACAAGAGTCTGAAAAGCATGGCGGAGGCCCTTCTAGTGAAAAATGCGAGGAGAGGTGTAAGGAGCAGCTGCAGCACTCCGCTGATCACGAGGAATGGGAAATGGTCCCTGAGCACTCGGGATGTGGCAGTGCTACAAGGAAGAGCAGTGTGGACGACGCTAGCAGCAAAGACACGGATCCCAGCAAGAGGGTTGCCGCAGTGTCTCCAATGCCTCAGACTGTCCACGTGACCTTCCGCGTCCATTACGTCACTCACTCAGAAACCCAGTTGCTTGCCGTCACAGGTGACCACGAATGTCTAGGCCAGTGGCAACATTATGTCCCCCTCAGGTGTGACAAGGATTGGTTCTGGTCAGACTCTGTTGTCTTACCTGTTGATACCCGAATTGAGTGGAAGTTCATAGTAGTGGAGAATGGGAAAGTGAGACGGTGGGAAGAATGTGACAATCGAACCCTTACGACTGAACATGTGGATCGAGTGGCCCATCAGTGGTGGGGATATCATTGA